The DNA region TACACATTTAAACAGAGACGAGAGTCGTATCGATATTCGATCTAACTTGcggcacaaaaagacaaaatgctaAACTATTCCCTCAAGAGAATCACGctcagtgacatttttcttgtagaattatatttaatatatatgtttttttaaatatttttctcaacATATTATGGCTACTCTCATAATATACTGACCTTTGCTCATAAATTATTACTTTAGTTTGTAATATAAAGTTTTTCTCAACATTAGctcttttttctcataaaattaCAACTCTAGTGTATAAactgtaaccccccccccccccgagtgGCCTTGATATTCCGTTGTATATTACTAATATGAAAATCACTGTGGAAACATAGTGTGACCTGGTCCTTTTTCAACCATGGCATGAAACAATTCCacccacatacagtatcatcTCTTTAAAAGCAGCCTGTTGCGAAGTACTAAAACTTTTCCAAAAACCACATTATCAACATGTTTGGTCTGTCGAGACGTGcatgattttttcttttattttcctttttttaaaataacaccacTGATCATCCTTCTAACTGAAACTAAGCAGCCAGAGGGAGAACGTGCAGGAATGGTTATAATTGCACCTTAATTAAAAAGGTGGATTTGAAGTGATTATATTTGACGGCGTAAAATTTTAGAGCACTTCCATGTATAATACTTCACTGGTTTGCTCCTCTTTGGAATATGATACACGATAAATGACTCTCTTTAGAGCAACATCATTCCCAAAAGTCCCTGCTGcgaaagagagacagatttatTTCAGTCGTTGTCAACACCCAACCGCACGCTTTTGCCCTGCGGCTGCTGCCCTCCTTAATGGTCCCTCTTCACACATGTTCAGTTGTGGTTAACTCTGATGTTCTCTTGCAGCAAACGGAGGCAGcgaggtggaaaaaaaatgccatttggTTTACATGCATATACAGAGACAGGCTCCAGTTGCAACTGTTCACACCTTCAGTGCAGAAGAAGGCAGCTAAGGCCGTAGTGTTCACATTCACTGGTTGTATGATTTTTAGTTGTGCTTGCAAAGAAGCTGATATTTAGACCTTTTTTCTGAGGAGATAAGgatgcagggttttttttgtttttgtccataaGAGTGTTTTgtgtagtgttttgtttggaCAGTGGATGGATGAGTGGGAGGTCACGTCACCTTGGCTTACACCACCACCCAGCTGGGTCTCAGCGGTCCCCCTGAATAATGCACATGGGGGACTGGTCCCTCATCGCCGGgctcctcttccccctctgaCGCCTCATCCGTGTCCGTCTCGACGGTCAGCAGGACcttgaggggggggggagatTTTGTTAGCGGCCGATATTCAGAAGAACTCTGGCCACAACAGCACCGTAAGCGGATATGAAGACCACTTTAAAGAGCGGCAGAGACTCCGATATTGGGATAAAGACAGGGCGAGGGACGAACCACACTGACTGGACCACAGCGATTTCTAACAAACACTCGACATCAGACCTCCCTGGCTCAAGAGCCCTTGGATGATTCTGATGTTGCATGCAACACCACCCACAACAACAGCATTGTGGCTGCAGCCTGGCCACCGCCCCCGCCAAGAACTCATCCGAGTCAATGCCCCTCTGTCTGTCGTCCTCCTCCACTCCACTTTCCATAACATCATTGCATGGAAACGACTCCTAAATGTCACTTTTATTCCCAGGATGAAAGCTTGATTTATGGATGAccagggaaaaggaaaaaggggagggagagataAACACTCTCATCCCACTGAACCTGAGGGTCATGCACCCAAATTACAAtattactgctactacaacACAACCATATTTAAAGGGTGAGTGCACTCAAgtcaatgtactgtataaatgGGCTTCAAAAAACATCTCGTGACTTCATAAATAACACAAGCTCTGCAATGACTCACTTTTGTCAAGACACCAAACTGAGATAGGATAGAGTCCAACTGTCGACAAGAAAAAGGAATTTTGAGGAATTACAAAAATTCACATCTTCAAGACCAAAATAACCCTCCACACAGAACCAGAACCCCCCTATTCACCAGTTACGAGTGAGGGCAGGGACAACAGTCTGACTCAGTGTTTCTTGGACTGGATTCATCTGGTTTTGTTCCTCATCAGATCaagtgtagagagagagaatctgctatggcatgtctgtgtgtgtgtgtgtgtgtgtgtgtgtgttggtgtgtgtgtgtgtgtctgcactgtgTTCATCCCCCAAAACAACAGGTGCTGCCGCCACCCCCAGCGTGACCGTGTGGGTACATCGACCGTCAACACCCAGTTTCACACACATTAAAGTCTCCTCTTCGCCATCAAAAGGCAAAGACACTCAGCTTTCACATTCTTGCTCGCATCCATTTGGGCAATGCGCCGTGGACGTTCGGTGGGAACGGGGAACCTTCTCAGAACGTCGTCAGTAATCCCTTCATAGGCCGACGAGTCACTTCCGCAGCAGATGGGTCGGTCTGATTTCTCGAAGTGGCCCAGTGAGCCACGATTTAACCTATTTTGAGGCGTTTACTAAAACTTTTAGATTGAAAACACGGAAACGCAAATCAGTAATAAAAGTTCTGTAACGTGTTCCGCGCATGGAACTGGAGAAGAGAATGCAAGCCTTCACATTGTGCTCTTACACGTTCCTCCAAGTTCAGCTCCTCACTAAGAGACCACAGAACGCCCATCTTCTGCCACGTCGTCCAGTAGAGTAATGACCATAAGATTTTATTCCTCGCTTTCAAAAGGAGACAAATTTTCAGTGCGCATTTCTGAACTTGGAAACACTCTTGTTTACGTTCAGTCAGATCAAAGTGAAAGATAATTCAAGTAAACCTGTAAAATGGCGAACGAAAAAAATTTGCAGATCTAATGACACTGGACAGACCTCATCCCTGGAATGAAGCAgctggtttcatttcaaaggcGCCTAAAAGACAATGGCCAGCTGTTAACCAAAGTTCACTTGGCTCTGTTTCGCCCGCGGGCTCGTTGCGTTATTCTCACCCGTGACTCCTCGTTGTTCACCCAGGGCAGCGAGTCGGCCTTCTTCGCCGAGCCGTCGCAGGAGTCGTCCAGGCTCTTCATCGTCTTGTACTTCCTCATCGTCAGGCTGTCCACCACCCAGAACATGATGGACTGCAGGGGGAGCCAGGGGGACGAGACTGGGGTTATTAACACTGCAGGGACTCGGCTCTTGATAAAATCTGTGTGAGGGCGAAAACTCACGTTGACTATGAAGGGCACAATGAGCATGACCAGCACCAGCTCCAGCTGAGGGTTGGCGATGTAGCCCAACAACACCTCCTGCAACtgtcaaagaagaagaaggaaaagaaaagtttagCATACCGAGTTTAGGAATTTTGGATGATAACGATCACTCTTATCACTCAGCCGTCACTTCCTTCATAGAGAGTTTCGATTACAAAATCCCACTTTTACAAGATATTTCTTTCCCGCTTCATTGAAGAAAGAATTGTTCTTGTACCAGTGGATCTTTGATCTTTGCAGATCTTTAGCtgcttagaaaaaaaagactattaTTTCATTGCAACATATAGTAGATGAACAACGTGCTGcacaacaacaaatgtatgTACAAACCTTGAAATTCTggcacacaaaaatgtgtttctttctaTAACAGATCAATATGTGCAACTGTGCATTATAACAAAAGAGTTTCCCCCTTTAATATAACACTATCCTTCCTACACTAAAAAAGATCTATAACAATTGGACATGTTGCAAAATGTACCAATTTATGCTTTCTCCATGAGAGCTTACTTTTCCTCCTGGTTAGGATCCATAATATATTATGTTTATGAAATATCTTAAaagtattgtattttaaaattttatttatatttcatttgctttGCGTTATACGTTTTATGAGATTTTCTGTCTAGAAACACTTTGTAGCTGTAGCAGTGTGATATAtgataaaattattatattaaatgtgTATGAAATACGTCAAAAAGCTTTAACAAGGCAACAAACATAAATAGAAAAACGCAGACTGAGGGACAAGCCTCAACTCTGACAAACAGTGCAACAATTAATAATACCACTATTTATAATCAGAGTGTAGTGCCTGTGTAGAGGGTGTTTAAACAAAGGAAAGTCTCCAAATAACACAGCGAGCTTCgctaaacaaaactgttttctatGTGGGAGTCAACTCGTAAACTGCCCTTTTATTCCTCGGAATGGGATCTGTGTCCACGACATGGGCTAATTGgaataaacaaatacaatccCCAATGTCAGGCGAACAAACTGTCCTTCAAATACAGTAGCACTGCTTCAGTGTTTCgtttaaaaagcaaaagacgagccatttttttttatcttctgcTCGTTCATTCTTGAAGACTTTCATCTCTTTTTGCTGCCGGATGTCAACGTGAAATGACAAAACTAAACGGAGCCAAAATACAAATGGAATGATTGTTAAAATCTGACGATTTTTTCGTGTAGTTTGGTTGACCACAAAAATCAGTTTTGGGTGTAAAACTGTCCTGATTGTCAcaatgaaataatcaaaaccTGGTTTTCTGCCAGGTCAAAGCACGACACGTTTCCCCCCTTGCCCGCGGTGTGATGATGTCACAGGAAGCCACCTTTCCCGTGGGACCTGAAAGCAGCACAAGTAGCCGTACAGCGTCCTTACTTTGGACCAGCCGGGGACGAGCAGCACCAGACTGATCACGCCTTTCTCCAGCACCATGATGAGCAGGTAGACGCCACACTGGCCCAGCCAGGCTGCTGCCTGAGGGGGGTCTCCTGGGGGGACAGAGGAACGGCTTAAAACCAGAACACGATA from Xiphias gladius isolate SHS-SW01 ecotype Sanya breed wild chromosome 2, ASM1685928v1, whole genome shotgun sequence includes:
- the tmem110l gene encoding transmembrane protein 110, like, coding for MDMYGYSGVFLVKRFMDPVPLEVTNMSDINKANPHGCDDGALTDRFGVLIQGLLAVVAFSTLMLKRFREPVGIRRPWRIWFFDTSKQAIGALFIHFANVFLSTLTKEDPCSLYLMNFLLDATLGMLVIWLAVKLVSRLVEYKQWALLVFGEYGDPPQAAAWLGQCGVYLLIMVLEKGVISLVLLVPGWSKLQEVLLGYIANPQLELVLVMLIVPFIVNSIMFWVVDSLTMRKYKTMKSLDDSCDGSAKKADSLPWVNNEESRVLLTVETDTDEASEGEEEPGDEGPVPHVHYSGGPLRPSWVVV